GAGTTGGGAATGTAGTGGTTGGCAATGGGGCAGTTGAAATAATAGATAATTTTATACAGCTATTTAACAGAGTTGTAGTATTTGTACCTTCTTTTATTGAATATGAAAAAAGAGGGAAAATACATGGAAAAGAAGTTTTAAGATTAAATTATACAGAAGATTTCAAGATAGATTTAAATATTTTAGAAATTAATATAAAACATGGAGATTTACTTATTTTAGGGAACCCCAACAATCCCACAGGTTTAAGAATTGAAAGAGAGATATTGTCAAGTATATATAAAATAGTTAAAAAGAAAGATGGTTTTTTACTTTTAGATGAGGCATTTTATGAATTTTGTCCTGAAGATTATGATAGCATAGACATATTTAAGGACTATGACTTTGAAAATGTAGGAATCATAAGGGCAGCAACTAAATTTTTTGCTCTTCCAGGAATTCGTTTGGGATATGGATGTACTTCCATAGATTTAAAAAAAACATATGATGCTATGGAATTACCTTGGAGTATAAACTCCTTGGCAGAAATAGCTGGAAACTATATTTTTAGTTGTAAGGATTATATAGAAAAAAGTAAATTATATATGGGAAATGAAAGAAAATTTATATTTGAGGAGCTTTCAAAAATAAATGGATTAAAACCCCATAGTACTGATACCAATTATATGCTTATTAAATTGCTTAAATGGAATGA
Above is a genomic segment from Sporanaerobacter acetigenes DSM 13106 containing:
- a CDS encoding pyridoxal phosphate-dependent aminotransferase yields the protein MEHGGDLISYSDFYDGELIDFSSNINPLGPPGGLYEILSNSLHTLTRYPDIKYRHLKKCIADYLKCRVGNVVVGNGAVEIIDNFIQLFNRVVVFVPSFIEYEKRGKIHGKEVLRLNYTEDFKIDLNILEINIKHGDLLILGNPNNPTGLRIEREILSSIYKIVKKKDGFLLLDEAFYEFCPEDYDSIDIFKDYDFENVGIIRAATKFFALPGIRLGYGCTSIDLKKTYDAMELPWSINSLAEIAGNYIFSCKDYIEKSKLYMGNERKFIFEELSKINGLKPHSTDTNYMLIKLLKWNEEYVFNYFLKEGMVIRKCSGFQGLDTSYIRIAIKRREDNLKLIETFKNLERI